One Xiphophorus maculatus strain JP 163 A chromosome 9, X_maculatus-5.0-male, whole genome shotgun sequence DNA segment encodes these proteins:
- the palm gene encoding paralemmin-1 isoform X3, which translates to MEAHQNRLQQLAEKRKWQTEMENKRRQLEDERRALQHLKSKVLRERWLLEGPAGPDQNQNRDPDQVRSQLEEDEARSRTLEESIRRLEQEVSSLETGPVSQTITHSVVMSTPDPAVEVKGHSRMELGGAKPSGQVIQDPAEVKVHKSLKVSKSREARGEMKKAMYSVEIKVERDRVTGETRVLSTNTKLPVDLSDQGVKVYEDEQKVVHEMNGDDAHLLSSVEVEELIHKADEASVMSHPITTAASLPTGEVLRESDLPPEPEPGSTRTPSHAPAVAAEITGLEAAAGEELDVAEASAENPVTMVFMGYQDVEDEDETRKVLGLQGTVKAELVLIDDGDGKVDPPACAAPPSAAPPTPTKAPETVRASNGEAAAEGRAAAGKKKQPCKCCSIM; encoded by the exons ATGGAGGCTCATCAGAACCGTCTGCAGCAGCTTGCG GAAAAGAGGAAGTGGCAGACGGAGATGGAGAACAAGCGGCGCCAGCTGGAGGATGAACGCAGAGCTCTGCAGCACCTGAAG TCGAAAGTTCTGAGGGAGCGCTGGCTGCTGGAAGGACCCGCTGgtccggaccagaaccagaaccgggaccCGGACCAGGTCCGGAGTCAGCTGGAGGAGGACGAGGCCAGAAGCAGAACCTTGGAAGAGTCCATCAGGAG GTTGGAGCAGGAAGTCTCCAGTCTGGAAACTGGACCTGTCTCTCAGACCATAACACACTCTGTT GTGATGTCAACACCTGATCCAG CTgttgaggtcaaaggtcacagcaGAATGGAGCTGGGCGGAGCTAAGCCGTCAGGTCAGGTGATCCAAG ACCCTgcagaggtcaaagttcacaaaAGTCTTAAAGTCAGTAAATCAAGAGAAGCCCGGGGTGAGATGAAGAAAG CCATGTACTCAGTGGAGATTAAAGTGGAGCGAGACAGAGTGACGGGGGAAACCAGAGTTCTTTCCACTAACACCAAACTTCCTGTTGACCTCTCCGATCAAGGGGTCAAAGTTTATGAAGATGAACAGAAAG TGGTCCATGAGATGAACGGGGACGACGCTCACCTGCTCAGCTCCGTTGAGGTGGAGGAGCTCATCCACAAAGCTGACGAGGCCTCGGTGATGTCACATCCCATCACCACGGCAGCCTCCCTGCCAACAGGAGAAGTCCTGAGGGAGTCGGACCTTccgccagaaccagaaccagggtCCACACGGACCCCCAGTCACGCCCCGGCCGTCGCCGCAGAGATCACAGGGCTGGAGGCGGCGGCCGGCGAGGAGCTGGACGTGGCGGAGGCCAGCGCTGAGAACCCGGTTACCATGGTGTTCATGGGATACCAGGATGTGGAGGACGAGGACGAGACCAGGAAGGTTCTGGGGCTGCAGGGCACGGTGAAGGCGGAGCTGGTGCTCATCGATGATGGAGATGGAAAGGTAGATCCACCTGCCTGTGCTGCCCCGCCTTCTGCTGCCCCGCCCACGCCGACCAAAGCTCCAGAAACGGTGAGGGCGAGCAACGGGGAGGCGGCGGCGGAGGGAAGGGCGGCAGCAGGGAAGAAGAAGCAGCCGTGTAAATGCTGCAGCATCATGTGA
- the palm gene encoding paralemmin-1 isoform X2: MIQSWINELQLVSVIDQFTDINVTHQGGRPQAARLPVRFSKQKRKGWSLRVRGQRCLLVFHRPSGSLRSSHLEVKVRGEEKRKWQTEMENKRRQLEDERRALQHLKSKVLRERWLLEGPAGPDQNQNRDPDQVRSQLEEDEARSRTLEESIRRLEQEVSSLETGPVSQTITHSVVMSTPDPAVEVKGHSRMELGGAKPSGQVIQEVKVHKSLKVSKSREARGEMKKAMYSVEIKVERDRVTGETRVLSTNTKLPVDLSDQGVKVYEDEQKVVHEMNGDDAHLLSSVEVEELIHKADEASVMSHPITTAASLPTGEVLRESDLPPEPEPGSTRTPSHAPAVAAEITGLEAAAGEELDVAEASAENPVTMVFMGYQDVEDEDETRKVLGLQGTVKAELVLIDDGDGKVDPPACAAPPSAAPPTPTKAPETVRASNGEAAAEGRAAAGKKKQPCKCCSIM; this comes from the exons ATGATCCAATCATGGATcaatgagctgcagctggtaTCAGTTATTGATCAGTTTACTGATATTAATGTGACGCATCAAGGTGGACGCCCGCAGGCAGCACGACTTCCGGTGAGGTTTTCAAAACAGAAGCGAAAGGGGTGGAGCctcagggtcagaggtcagcgctGCCTGCTGGTGTTCCACAGGCCCAGCGGCTCTCTGAGGTCATCTCACCTGGAGGTCAAAGTTCGTGGTGAG GAAAAGAGGAAGTGGCAGACGGAGATGGAGAACAAGCGGCGCCAGCTGGAGGATGAACGCAGAGCTCTGCAGCACCTGAAG TCGAAAGTTCTGAGGGAGCGCTGGCTGCTGGAAGGACCCGCTGgtccggaccagaaccagaaccgggaccCGGACCAGGTCCGGAGTCAGCTGGAGGAGGACGAGGCCAGAAGCAGAACCTTGGAAGAGTCCATCAGGAG GTTGGAGCAGGAAGTCTCCAGTCTGGAAACTGGACCTGTCTCTCAGACCATAACACACTCTGTT GTGATGTCAACACCTGATCCAG CTgttgaggtcaaaggtcacagcaGAATGGAGCTGGGCGGAGCTAAGCCGTCAGGTCAGGTGATCCAAG aggtcaaagttcacaaaAGTCTTAAAGTCAGTAAATCAAGAGAAGCCCGGGGTGAGATGAAGAAAG CCATGTACTCAGTGGAGATTAAAGTGGAGCGAGACAGAGTGACGGGGGAAACCAGAGTTCTTTCCACTAACACCAAACTTCCTGTTGACCTCTCCGATCAAGGGGTCAAAGTTTATGAAGATGAACAGAAAG TGGTCCATGAGATGAACGGGGACGACGCTCACCTGCTCAGCTCCGTTGAGGTGGAGGAGCTCATCCACAAAGCTGACGAGGCCTCGGTGATGTCACATCCCATCACCACGGCAGCCTCCCTGCCAACAGGAGAAGTCCTGAGGGAGTCGGACCTTccgccagaaccagaaccagggtCCACACGGACCCCCAGTCACGCCCCGGCCGTCGCCGCAGAGATCACAGGGCTGGAGGCGGCGGCCGGCGAGGAGCTGGACGTGGCGGAGGCCAGCGCTGAGAACCCGGTTACCATGGTGTTCATGGGATACCAGGATGTGGAGGACGAGGACGAGACCAGGAAGGTTCTGGGGCTGCAGGGCACGGTGAAGGCGGAGCTGGTGCTCATCGATGATGGAGATGGAAAGGTAGATCCACCTGCCTGTGCTGCCCCGCCTTCTGCTGCCCCGCCCACGCCGACCAAAGCTCCAGAAACGGTGAGGGCGAGCAACGGGGAGGCGGCGGCGGAGGGAAGGGCGGCAGCAGGGAAGAAGAAGCAGCCGTGTAAATGCTGCAGCATCATGTGA
- the palm gene encoding paralemmin-1 isoform X1 — translation MIQSWINELQLVSVIDQFTDINVTHQGGRPQAARLPVRFSKQKRKGWSLRVRGQRCLLVFHRPSGSLRSSHLEVKVRGEEKRKWQTEMENKRRQLEDERRALQHLKSKVLRERWLLEGPAGPDQNQNRDPDQVRSQLEEDEARSRTLEESIRRLEQEVSSLETGPVSQTITHSVVMSTPDPAVEVKGHSRMELGGAKPSGQVIQDPAEVKVHKSLKVSKSREARGEMKKAMYSVEIKVERDRVTGETRVLSTNTKLPVDLSDQGVKVYEDEQKVVHEMNGDDAHLLSSVEVEELIHKADEASVMSHPITTAASLPTGEVLRESDLPPEPEPGSTRTPSHAPAVAAEITGLEAAAGEELDVAEASAENPVTMVFMGYQDVEDEDETRKVLGLQGTVKAELVLIDDGDGKVDPPACAAPPSAAPPTPTKAPETVRASNGEAAAEGRAAAGKKKQPCKCCSIM, via the exons ATGATCCAATCATGGATcaatgagctgcagctggtaTCAGTTATTGATCAGTTTACTGATATTAATGTGACGCATCAAGGTGGACGCCCGCAGGCAGCACGACTTCCGGTGAGGTTTTCAAAACAGAAGCGAAAGGGGTGGAGCctcagggtcagaggtcagcgctGCCTGCTGGTGTTCCACAGGCCCAGCGGCTCTCTGAGGTCATCTCACCTGGAGGTCAAAGTTCGTGGTGAG GAAAAGAGGAAGTGGCAGACGGAGATGGAGAACAAGCGGCGCCAGCTGGAGGATGAACGCAGAGCTCTGCAGCACCTGAAG TCGAAAGTTCTGAGGGAGCGCTGGCTGCTGGAAGGACCCGCTGgtccggaccagaaccagaaccgggaccCGGACCAGGTCCGGAGTCAGCTGGAGGAGGACGAGGCCAGAAGCAGAACCTTGGAAGAGTCCATCAGGAG GTTGGAGCAGGAAGTCTCCAGTCTGGAAACTGGACCTGTCTCTCAGACCATAACACACTCTGTT GTGATGTCAACACCTGATCCAG CTgttgaggtcaaaggtcacagcaGAATGGAGCTGGGCGGAGCTAAGCCGTCAGGTCAGGTGATCCAAG ACCCTgcagaggtcaaagttcacaaaAGTCTTAAAGTCAGTAAATCAAGAGAAGCCCGGGGTGAGATGAAGAAAG CCATGTACTCAGTGGAGATTAAAGTGGAGCGAGACAGAGTGACGGGGGAAACCAGAGTTCTTTCCACTAACACCAAACTTCCTGTTGACCTCTCCGATCAAGGGGTCAAAGTTTATGAAGATGAACAGAAAG TGGTCCATGAGATGAACGGGGACGACGCTCACCTGCTCAGCTCCGTTGAGGTGGAGGAGCTCATCCACAAAGCTGACGAGGCCTCGGTGATGTCACATCCCATCACCACGGCAGCCTCCCTGCCAACAGGAGAAGTCCTGAGGGAGTCGGACCTTccgccagaaccagaaccagggtCCACACGGACCCCCAGTCACGCCCCGGCCGTCGCCGCAGAGATCACAGGGCTGGAGGCGGCGGCCGGCGAGGAGCTGGACGTGGCGGAGGCCAGCGCTGAGAACCCGGTTACCATGGTGTTCATGGGATACCAGGATGTGGAGGACGAGGACGAGACCAGGAAGGTTCTGGGGCTGCAGGGCACGGTGAAGGCGGAGCTGGTGCTCATCGATGATGGAGATGGAAAGGTAGATCCACCTGCCTGTGCTGCCCCGCCTTCTGCTGCCCCGCCCACGCCGACCAAAGCTCCAGAAACGGTGAGGGCGAGCAACGGGGAGGCGGCGGCGGAGGGAAGGGCGGCAGCAGGGAAGAAGAAGCAGCCGTGTAAATGCTGCAGCATCATGTGA